The proteins below are encoded in one region of Lactuca sativa cultivar Salinas chromosome 3, Lsat_Salinas_v11, whole genome shotgun sequence:
- the LOC111914411 gene encoding transcription factor MYB58: MAKAPRFNKNGVKKGAWSEDEDNKLRAYIQRYGHWNWRLLPQFAGLSRSGKSCRLRWMNYLRPNIKHGNFTKEEEDIIVELHNKLGNKWSEMAAYLPGRSDNEIKNRWHTHLKKRSQIGQTMLQSEHVGNQKPNHDIENPVENSELELQHDLEILLTESPLSSSSSSLSSYLFNGSDSGATTQVTPQLVDYKRNFWTEPFSWDIDSILSSSDDNFFSPSNLFYPVCSQDMIMDEFLSSSLDSYLEYNDPFIN, translated from the exons ATGGCAAAGGCACCACGTTTTAACAAAAATGGAGTGAAGAAAGGTGCATGGAGTGAAGATGAAGACAATAAGCTAAGAGCATACATCCAAAGATACGGCCATTGGAACTGGCGTTTACTTCCCCAGTTTGCTG GTTTATCTAGAAGTGGGAAGAGTTGCAGGCTTCGATGGATGAATTATCTCCGCCCAAACATAAAACATGGAAATtttacaaaagaagaagaagatatcaTCGTTGAGTTACATAACAAGCTTGGCAACAa ATGGTCAGAAATGGCAGCGTATTTGCCGGGAAGAAGTGACAACGAAATAAAGAATCGTTGGCATACACATTTGAAAAAACGATCCCAAATAGGCCAAACAATGTTACAAAGTGAACACGTTGGGAACCAAAAACCAAATCATGATATAGAAAATCCTGTCGAAAACTCAGAATTAGAACTTCAGCACGACTTGGAAATTTTATTGACTGAATCACCATTGTCTTCTTCAAGCAGTAGTTTATCGTCATACTTGTTTAATGGATCAGATTCAGGAGCTACAACTCAAGTTACACCACAACTTGTTGATTACAAACGGAATTTTTGGACGGAGCCTTTTTCATGGGACATTGATAGCATCCTATCATCAAGTGATGATAACTTTTTTTCACCTTCTAATTTATTCTACCCCGTTTGTTCTCAAGATATGATCATGGATGAGTTTTTATCGTCATCGTTGGATTCATATCTTGAATACAATGACCCGTTCATAAACTGA